Below is a window of Nocardioides sp. S-1144 DNA.
AAGCCCCGCTTCGGGCACGGCGCCGAGGCGGTGCTGGGCGGGCCGCACGGCGACGTCCTGCTGCTGGGCAGCTACCACCCGAGCCAGCAGAACACCTTCACCGGCCGGCTCACCGAGTCGATGCTGGACGACGTCCTGGGCCGGGCGGCTGCGATGATTCCCCGGTGAGCCAGCCCGCGACCTCCTACGCCATCACCGTCCTGGGCCACGACCGGCCCGGCATCATCGCCGAGACCACCGACCGGATCGCCGGCCTGGGCCTCAACCTCGAGGACTCGACGATGACCCTGCTGCGCGGGCACTTCGCGATGACGCTGGTCTGCGCCGGCGCCGCCTCGGACGCCGAGATCCGCACCGCGCTCGCCCCGCTGACCACCGACGGCACCCTCAGCGTGACCGTGCGCGAGGTGCCCGCCGAGGACGCCGCCGGTGGCCCCGGCGCGCCGTGGGTGCTGACCGTGC
It encodes the following:
- a CDS encoding glycine cleavage system transcriptional repressor, producing MSQPATSYAITVLGHDRPGIIAETTDRIAGLGLNLEDSTMTLLRGHFAMTLVCAGAASDAEIRTALAPLTTDGTLSVTVREVPAEDAAGGPGAPWVLTVHGGDRPGIVSAVVAEVARVGGNITDLTTRLAGDLYLLVAEIDLPLEADEAALEAAIKGAASALGVGATLRPADADEL